The following coding sequences are from one Microbulbifer sp. TB1203 window:
- a CDS encoding LysR family transcriptional regulator gives MRAFVTAARTRSLAEASAQLHISQPALSVAIRNLESAAGGPLFNRDSRQLALTPEGREFLDRAEQLLRTWDQSLDAIQQRFRLQRGQLSLAVIPAFAFNRLPDLLARFHSLHPEINILLEDIVMERVLQAVLEGRVELGISFRPDDLAGLEFVPCGEDRFVAVLPPGHPLAQRKSLRWADLAAEPFIAMNRGSAIRRWTDQAFASSGKAVRLLCEANQLSTIGQLVSVGLGASAVPSLCESQMRDCGLKCLPLSGPVVAQQVGVLLRGRGDISAPAQAFLELVTGGPREQPPSSAQPGERR, from the coding sequence CTGCGCGCCTTCGTCACCGCCGCCAGAACCCGCAGCCTTGCCGAGGCCAGCGCCCAGTTGCATATCTCCCAGCCGGCACTGTCGGTGGCGATCCGCAATCTGGAGTCCGCCGCAGGCGGGCCGCTGTTCAACCGCGACAGCCGCCAGCTGGCACTGACGCCGGAGGGGCGGGAATTCCTCGATCGCGCCGAACAGCTGCTGCGCACCTGGGACCAGTCGCTGGATGCCATCCAGCAGCGATTCCGGTTGCAGCGCGGGCAGCTGTCGCTGGCGGTGATCCCCGCCTTTGCCTTCAACCGACTACCCGACCTGCTGGCGCGGTTTCACAGCCTGCACCCGGAAATCAATATCCTGCTTGAGGATATCGTGATGGAGCGGGTGCTGCAGGCGGTGTTGGAAGGGCGTGTGGAACTGGGCATCAGCTTCAGACCGGACGACCTGGCGGGGCTGGAATTTGTGCCCTGCGGCGAGGATCGTTTTGTCGCCGTGCTGCCACCGGGCCACCCACTGGCACAGCGGAAGTCCCTGCGCTGGGCGGACCTGGCGGCGGAACCCTTTATCGCCATGAACCGCGGCTCCGCGATACGCCGCTGGACCGATCAGGCTTTTGCCAGTAGCGGAAAAGCGGTGCGCCTGCTGTGCGAGGCCAACCAGCTCAGCACTATCGGCCAATTGGTCAGTGTGGGCCTGGGCGCAAGCGCGGTACCCAGCCTGTGCGAAAGCCAGATGCGCGACTGTGGACTGAAATGCCTGCCGCTGTCGGGGCCGGTGGTGGCACAGCAGGTCGGCGTACTACTGCGCGGCCGGGGAGACATCTCGGCGCCGGCACAGGCCTTTCTCGAGTTGGTCACCGGCGGGCCGAGGGAACAACCGCCCTCCTCCGCTCAGCCGGGCGAACGCAGATAG